The genomic DNA TGAAACTAACTATAATTCTCAGACGCATGAAAAAAAAGGTCTTAAGGTGCAGAAATCAACGAATAAGCAAGCAATTGAGAAGGAAGGAAGAGAAAAGGAACGGACCAAAGTATCTTCTTTCGTTGGCGGTCTTGGCCCTCTCGATCGTCTTGGCGAGGTCCTCCTCCATCCTCGCTTCCCACTTCACGAACTGGGTGGCGAAGACGACGCCGAGGCCTATTCCCAGCGCGTGCTCCCACGGATCTGCATCGAGGAAACAAAAACCCCAATTGAGTAGGCAGAAGAGATCAAATCCTACACGCTGTCGAGGGTTAGGGTTACGCACGGCGCATGTAAGGCAGCTTGCGGAGGGCGTTGGAGTACACCTGGATGCCCAAGCCCAGAAGGGCTCCCACCATCGTCGCTGTGTTCGGCATCTCTTACGCCTCTCTCGTCCTTCCTCGCTCCAGCGATCTACTCCCCTCGCTCCCCCACTTGGTCGGCTTCAATTGTCGTCGAGGATGGTCCTTGTGTATATATAGCAGATATTTGAAGCTGGATAACGGCCCCAAACTTGGCCCAACCCATTTCTTTCCCAAGTCACGCTTTTCTCATGGGCTCAACTCCATCTTTTCCTTCGCTACCGGCTCCTTCCGCCAGCCCGACTACGGCGACGGActtgccttcttcctctcgcgCGTCCTACCCTTCCATCACCCCCGATAACTCCTCCGGCGGCGACCTCAGCCTCTTCGCCGATGATTCATACGCCACGGTCATCGTTGCTACGAATTCGATAACACCAAGTCGGGACGCCGTGAAACACCGGTATAAGGACGGACGGACGACGAACGTTTGAGTAAGCTACAATTGAACCACCCAGAACTTGAGCGTCACCGGAACCTACAACGACAACCCGCAGCAACTCTCCGCCGCCACAGGGGTATTGAAGAAGGGGAGGTCAAGATCATAAGCCGGTTGCGCCACCGGAACCTGGTGCAGATCGTCTAGTGGTGCCACGAGAGCTGCGAGTTCTAGCTCGTCCACGAGTTCGTCCCGGACGGCAGCCTCGATCGCTGTCTCCCCGGCGAGAAGGCTGCTCGCCAGAAACCTACTTCGAAGGCTATATTTTCATCTAACTCCTCCTATTTtacctatttttaaaatttttcccgATATTTTGTAAAATAATAACGAAATACTCTCTCCTCGTCTTGTGAAGCTGGTTGATGAAGCAAGCGGTCGGCGTGCTGGATTTCGACGGGAGGCCATTGCCAAGGGTTCTTGACTTCATTCTCGTCGAACTTGCTGAAGCAAGGCATCCTGTAGGGTCCATAAAACAGTGTTTGCCTTCCATTTTTACATGCATATCAAGAGGGACACAATGTGAGGGGATCTACAGAAGTTTTATCCCAAAATAATAAGGAATTAATACATTATACTACTCAAGTCTCATACTGTTTATGATGATATGGCTAATCGTAATCAAACAAATTAACTACTACCAAATACACTTCAAAGTCtcgtaaaagaaaaaaaatacaatctCCCGGCAGCAATACATACAAACCTGCTACAACAGAAAAGTACGATCACTGGATACTCCTACTTGTACAAAAGTGGTCCTGACCTTGACACGGCGAATCTCTGCAAGGGGCTTGGCCCCTGGCCTCCTCCAGAACTCGACCCCTCTGCGAATTTTACTTTTCTGTTTGAGCTGTACTCTAATGGCCCTGAACTCCTCATATTCCGCAGCTGCTTATCGCTGCGTTTTAGTCGCAGAATATCATCATATCGAGCATCGTCGTGCCTCTGGAAGGAGGGACCAGCATAAGTTGTGTCGTATGAGATTGGTGTAGAATCAGCTCGGGCCTGTGGCTTGGTGTTTGGAGATGGCGCATGGGTCAGCGATATGAAGGGTGAGTGCCTTGGCGATGGCGGCTGTAGTTCTGTTGTCGTACTCATGGAGTTTCCATAGTACTGTCGATGCACTGAGCGGAGAATAGTATAAGGGATATGAATTTCAAGAGTGCTTCTAGGGAGGTACTTGGAGAGTTCGCATAGCTGATCCAAGAATATGAGCTTCGATACAATAAATGCCCTGCAAAACGTACGAGATAGCCTGTTAGTGGGATGGAGTTACCAAACTAGCCCTATCGCTAATTATTCACAACGAATCAACGATTCAAGCTTACTCATAACATAGTCATTGCCACCAGTCGAAATGCTTTAGGGGAAAATACAGTGCAACAACTTTAGTTTTCAAAGAAAAGTTAGTTGCATAGCTTAACTTAGGTGCACATAAATCACAAACAAATTTATGCAATGCATCAATTTTAGACATTAGAAATGTCGATCACTAATATAATAGATTGCAATACTGAATTGATATTACTTTATTTATGAAGCTGAACAAAGAAGTTTGCTTCGATGTGCTTATGTCTATAAGCAAATTTAATAGAAATATTACCTGCTACCATCACTCCATGAATCAAGTACTATCCCCGCAGAACATTTAACAAATATTTGCATAGCAGACTTTATATTTGCCTCAATCGATGTGCGGTTCAGTGTTTCTGGATCTGACATTTCCACAGCATGACCATTAGAAAGAGACTTTTTTTGCTGTGCTGTTCTTTCAGATCTTACATATTCACTTCCTGCAATGACAGCGTTGATGCACCTGCAAAACACAAATAGCCATCTACAATGAACTGCATACAGTAGTCCTTGCTTGCATCAGACAGATGGAACTTCTCAGTAAAATTTGTCAGGATACATATAGGAACTTAATTGTGCTACTTCTATTGTCTACAGTATTTTGTTCAGATAATCTGAAAAGAGACATTTAGTTTTCATTTTGACAAGTAACTTCGACATATATACATCACTTGTTTCAAGTAAAGTCACATCGTTATGACAGTCTTTTTATCGCTTAGACAAGAAATTTTACTTTTCCATGGATATAAGTCAAAAGCACATAAGGGTCGGCGTCTGTACTTAGAAAAAATACCTTGCTAAACAATGAACATTGTTGTTGAATCCTCCAGTGTTTATGTTATAAGTTGTCATGCTCCAGATATTAGATACCATAAATGCAGCACAAAGATAGGGAAGCAAGCTCCAAGAGTTATCACTGCCAATGCCAACTTCAGTCATAATTGCACGAAT from Zingiber officinale cultivar Zhangliang chromosome 4A, Zo_v1.1, whole genome shotgun sequence includes the following:
- the LOC121971319 gene encoding uncharacterized protein LOC121971319, whose product is MPNTATMVGALLGLGIQVYSNALRKLPYMRHPWEHALGIGLGVVFATQFVKWEARMEEDLAKTIERAKTANERRYFDDDDD